The sequence ATCGCCGCCCTCGGCCGCCGTGGCCGGCTCCAGGGCGGGCTCGGGCTCGTCCGCCGGCCGCCGCCGCGCCAGCCCGGCGCCGGCGCCGACGGCCGCGGCGCCCACGAGGCCGAACACCCCGGTCAGGACCCAGACGCCCGAACCCCACGCGTGCCACGCCGCGACACCGATCATGGGGCCGACGGCGTAGCCGACCTGCTGCGGGATCGTCGCCGCCGCGATGTATCGGGCGCGCAGCGCGGCCGGCGCGACGAGGCCGGGGTAGGCCATCATGGACGGCGCCGCGATGACCTCCCCGAACGTCCACACGACCGTCGCGAGGAGGAGCAGCGCGACGGGCGTCGGTCCGGTGTAGATCAGATGGCCGACGCCCAGCATCGCCATGCCGAACGTCATCGGCACCCCGATCGGCAGCCGCTGGAGCCACTTGGACAGCAGCACCTCGAAGGCGATGACGATGCCCCCGTTGACGGACAGCAGCATCGCGAACACCCGCTCGTCGTGACCCGAGCCCGTCACGAACAGCGGCAGGGCGGCCGACGACTGGATGTAGGTCACCGCGGTGAGGAAGAGGCCGAGCACCACGAGCATGAACCGCCGGTCGGCCAGCACCTGCCCGTAGCCGGCGCGCTCCCCGCCGGATCCGCCGCCACCGGGCGCGGGCTCGGCGTCCGACCGCAGCGCCACGTAGGCGACCACGCCGAACGCCAGCGACGTCGCCGCGTCCACGTAGAACAGCGCGCCGTAGGACGCGTAGGTCAGCAGCAGTGCGGCGCCCATCGGGCCGACCGTCGAGCCGACGTTGAACGTCAGCCGCAGCACCGAGAAGACCATCACGTGCCGGTCCTTGGGCGTGAGCTCGACGACCCACGCCATCGCCGCCGGGCGGTACGCCGTCGCGGTCAGACCCGCTCCCCCGGCGACGAGGGCGCCGATCCACACGTTCGGCACGTGCACGAGGGCCGCGGTGAGCGCCGCCGTGCCCGCCATCGAGCCGACGATGACCCAGCGGTACCCGACCCGGTCCGCGGCGGCGCCGCCCACCGCGGACCCGGAGATCCGGCCGACCATGAGCGCGGTCAGCACGACGCCGCTCTCCCACGCGGTGAAGCCCTCGCCGGTCAGGAACAGCACGAGGAACGCGTTGAGGAACGCCGCCAGGTTGCTGATCAGGTTGCCGAGGACCAGGATCCGGACGGTCCCGCTCATCTCGCGCAGCGTGGCGAGAATCGTCGGGTGCTCCGCGGACTTCATGGCGCCTGCTCCAGCGGGGTGCCCTCGAAGGTGAAGAACCGCCCGGCGTCCGGTATGGCGGCGCGGGTCTGGGCCGGCGTCTCCCCGACCGCGATCACGTAGCCGGAGCGGGCCAGCCCGTGCGGTGGCAGCCGCACCCGCGCGCCCGGTTGCGTGCCGAGTTCGACCTCGGCGACCGGCGGGCGCATCAGCTCCTTGTGCGCGGTCGCCGACGTGATCTCCATGTCGAACGGGGGATAGGCGAACCGGATGGACGCGGCCCTGCGGGGCCCCGGGAACCGCGGGGCCGGGCGGCGTCCCACCGCCACGTCCGCCGCCGCGAGCGGCCCGTCGACGCCGGAGGTCAGCAGCCCGAGGTAGGGGATCATCCCGCCGCCCAGCCGGACGTTGATCTCGATGACGTGCCTCGCGCCGTCCGGGGTCAGCTTGAACTCGATGTGCGTGAACCCGTCGGTGAACCCGACGGCGGCGTGCACGCCGGTCAGCGTGTCGCGGAAGTCCGCGTCCGAGAGCAGCGGGTCGTTGGCGTCGACGTCGTGGCCGATCTCCTCGAACGCCAGATCGCCGCTGCCGCCGAGCACCTTGCGCGCCACGATCAGCGGCGTGCACTCCCCCTGGAACAGGACGCACTCGACGGAGATCTCCGGGCCGTCGAGGAACTCCTCCACGACCACGTAGTCCTCGAACTGGCGGATGCCGCCCATCCGCGTCCCGTCGGTGAGCGCGAACGCGGCGTCCAGGTCCTCCGGCCTCTCGACCTTGCTGAGGCCGAGGCTGCCGCCGAGGTTGCGCGGCTTGACGATGATCGGGTAGCCGATCTCGCCGGCGAACGCGCGCGCCTCCTCCAGCGAGGCCACGGCGCGGGACGCGGGCTGCGGGAACCCGGCGTCCCGCAGCGCCTCCCGCGTCGCGGACTTGTCCCGGCACCGCGCCACCGCGCCCGGGTCGAGGACGGGGAACCCGAGCGCCGCGCTGAGGTGCGCGGACGTCTCGATGTAGACCTCGTCGTAGCAGAACACGCCGGCGACCTCGTGGTCGCGGGCGACCTCGCGGGCCGCCGCCGTCAGCTTGTCCAGGTCGAGGCAGTCGACGACGGTGTGTCCGTCGATGTAGGGCTCCTCCCAGCTCGCCGGGGACGGGTTGAGCAGCCAGAGCCGGTACCGCTGCGACACCGACTCCAGGATGTACTTGCGGTAGACCCAGTAGCTGCTCGCGACCAGGAGAAGGAGCGGACGCTCGCCGCCCGCGGGCGGGTCATACGACATACGGACCTCGATCGCAGGTTGTCAGGAGAAGTAGTCCTCGGGCCCGCCGCGGCGGCGGACGTCGAGGGTGGCGCAGTGGAAGCCGCCGCCGAAGGTGTTGACCGTGCGGAACGGGACGGGGACGGGGGTGAACCCCTCCTTCTCCAGCAGCCGCAGCAGGTCGGTCTCCTGCGCCTCGACGAAGATCCGGTCCTGGTCGAGCATCAGGGTGTTCATCGCGATCCACCGGCTGCAGAAGTACATCGTCTGGTCGGCGGGGATGGCGGGCTCCGGGCAGATCAGCACGTCCCAGTCGGCGAACATCTCCGGCAGTTCCGGCACCCGCTCGGGGTTGATCAGTACCCGGCCGGGACGCAGCGGGACGAACGTGGCGTTCATGTGCATCGGGTGGTCGTCGGCGAACGCGACCTCGTGCACCCGGAACTCGCCGCCGAGCAGCCGCCGCACCCACTCGATGCCGAACCGGTTGGTGACGTGGCTGCGCTGGACGAGGATGTCGCGGCCGAACCGCATGAAGTCGCCCGCGTCCACGATCGGCTCGAACTCGGTGATGACGGAGGTGGCGTCGGGGAACGGGTCGTCCAGGGACATGGCCTCCGGCTTGGCCGCGGCGTAGCCGGGGTTGAAGGACGCGTCGGTGAGCTGCGGCTTCGGCGCCGCGACCCAGCGGGCGCCGCGCCGGAAGTAGTCCTTGAAGATCGTCCGGAACGGGTGGGTGGCGAAGTAGTACGACCGCCAGCCCATCGTCGCCTCGACGATCTGGTCGCCGGCGACCAGGGCGATGTCGCGGGGGAAGGTGTGCGACGAGCCGCCGGTGGACGTCCAGTCGGCGGTCCCGAACGGTCGGGACTGGTCGACCGGGTCGGGGCGCCGGACCGTCACGCCCTCGCCCTCCAGGATCGACACGAACCCTTCGAGCTCCTCGCGGGCCGCCTCGACCTGGTCCTCCGGGAAGCCGCCGCCGCCGTTGCGGCGGTAGAAGTCCCACGCCTCGGGCGGCACGGTCGCCTCGATCGCCGGATGCCACGGCGGGACGGCGGCGCCGTCGACGACGCCGACGATCACCTCTTCCAGCGGGTCCCACTCGTTGTACGAGCCGACCGGGGCGGGCTGCCCGGCCGACGGCGCGTTCTCGGTCATCGCGACGTCCTCTCGACGGTTCGAACGGTCACCCGGGCCTCGGGCGAGGCGGCCTTCAGGCCGTGCAGGCGGCCGCGCGGCACCAGCAGCACGTCGCCGGTGCCGAGCCGGTGCGGGTGGTCGGTCGCCCACGCGTACACGTCCGCCTCGCCGCTCGTGACCTCCACGAGCCGGTCGGAGTCGTACACGCCGGTACAGAACGGGCTGTCCGGACGGAGCGTGCTCGACTCGGCGTCGTCCATCGCGGAGGACGCCAGCGCGGCGCCCGCCTCGGTGTACCGGTCGAGGCCGTCGGCCCAGGCGATCTGCGCGCGGAAGTCGGCGTCGCCGAGGCGCAGCAGCAGCTTGGTGTCCTCGATGCCGCGCACCAGCTCGGGGATGACGAGCTCGCCGTGCGTGCGGGCCAGGCCGAGCAGCAGGTTCTCGTAGGTCATCCGCCCGTGGTGGACGTCGATGTGCGCGTGCTCGTCGCAGTACTTGGCGTCCACGCGGTCGCCGTAGACGGCGCGGAGCATGGCGCCGGTGTCGGCGAACCCCTGCGCGAACAGCCACTCCAGGTACGTCACCGCGGCCATGTAGCGGAACATGCCGCGGTGGTCCTCGGTGAGCCAGTTGAAGTAGTTCACCCCGACCAGGGAGCTGGTCAGGTAGAAGTTCCAGTAGGCGTGCAGGTCGGTGCGCAGCCCGACGCTGGCCAGCATCTCCTTGAAGATCGTGCTGTGCTTGGCGCCGTAGAGCCCGTACCCGAACTCGTCGTTGAAGATCTTGAAGAGCTCGGACTGCTCGACGCCGTAGGAGCCGCCGAGGTTGCGCGCCATCGCCGACGCCTCGGTCAGCGCGTCCAGGGCGAGCTGGACGAGGTGCAGCGCCGCGGCCTCCTCCGGCCGCCGGCACTCGGTGATCAGCCGCATGGTCCCGGTCACCTCGGCCGCCGCGTCCACCGCCGGGTTGCTCCCGGACGCGTCCGCGGGCGCTCCGGCCCCGCCGACCTCGGCGAGGAAGTACGCCTGCAGCTCCTCCAGGGTCCGCACCGGCGGGACGGCGACGGCGTCGTCCAGGAAGGAGAAGGCGTACCGTTCCAGGCCCGGCCGGACGGCGTCGCGCAGCGCCCGTACCTCGTCGCCGTAGAAGAGCGCGAAGTCGTCCTTCGCCGAGGCCAGCCCGGCGGGCGGCAGCAGGATCATGTCGCTCTCGTAGGCGTTGCACAGCACGCGGCCGGCGACGAGCTGCCCGCTGCCGAGGAACTCGGCCTCCGTCGCCGGGACGGAGAAGTCCCGGTCGCCGGCGCCGGGCGGGCCGATCGGGCGCCGGAACGGGTTGCCCTCGATGAGGACCTCGGGCCCCGGCCGGAAGATCCGCTGCGAGCAGTACGCGGCGAGGGCGCTCGCCGCGGCCGCCGTCGGCGCCGCACCCGTCGTCACCATGCCCGTCGCCGGTGCGCCGATCGCCTCGGTAACGGTCGTCATGCGACCACCTCCTCGGACTCGACCTCGAAGCGGACGCACTCGCCGTCGTGGGCGGCGACCAGTGACACCGGCAGGTCCGGCTGGACGTGCAGCGGGACGGGCAGGCACTGGATCGCCTGCTTCCAGTGCGAGTCATGGCCGGGCGCGTTGTCGACGACGATCCCCGGCAGCAGTTCCATCTCGAACCAGAACGCGACCGCGTGCATCTTGCCCGCGGCCGTCGGCTGGACCGTCAGCTCGGTGCGCTGGGGCCGCGCGTCCGCGGTGTAGAAGTCGAACTCGAACACCGTCATCGGCTCCGACAGCGTCCGGTGCTCGTGCCGGTGCAGCCGGGAGTCGAAGTACTCCAGCGTGGACAGCCGGTTGAAGGGCGCGAGGTCGAACCCGTAGAGCTTGCCGACGTGGTTCTTGCGGTGCAGCGGCTCGCTCTCGATGAGCTGCGCGATGATCCGTCCCCGCGACGGCATGATCGTCGCGTCCGGGGCGAGGAGATGCTCGCGGGCGTGCGCGATCGTGCCGAGGATGCCCTCGCCGAGCAGCCCGCAGTCGACGATCTCGGTGACCAGCAGGCCGGCGCGCCTCGGCAGGTCCCCGGGCACCGTCATGCGGGTGGACATCTTCGACACGACGCCGACCGCGTCGTCGTACCCGGCCACCCGGACCACCCGCGCCGCCGTCTCGGCGACGGACGGCTGGCCCTCGCAGGCCACGACCTCGCGCGCCCCGGCCCGCGCCGCCATCATCGCCAGCAGGCCCGACCCGGCGCCGATGTCGAGGACCAGCGCCTCCGGTGCGGACGCCACCGCCTGCCGGATCGCCCTGTCGTACAGCTCGGCGCGCTCCTCGTCGTGCAGCATCTCCCAGTGCCAGCGGGGGACGGAGCGCCGGACGGCCCGGTTCCGGCCGATCAGGGCCTCCTGGTTGTCGGCGTCCATGCCGAGGATCAGTTCGAAGGCCCGGGCCGCGTCCTCGTAGCGGCCCTGGTGGTGCAGGTCGCGCCCCCACCTGAGGAACTCGCCGAGCTCCATTCCGTCACGGATCCCGGCGACCGCGCTCTGCGTCTGCGGCTGTGCGCTGTTCATCGGCTCTCGGCCCCTTCGTCGTGGGTCGGATCGGGCGGCAGGTTGGCGAGGATCTCCTTGTGGATGACCGAGACGGGGGCGCCCGTCTCCGGAAGGACGACGACGGCCTCGTCCCCGCTGCGCACCATCGGCAGGCAGGAGCGCTTCACGGCGGAGACGCCGACCTTGGTGCCGTGCCACGGGCAGCTGAGCCGCCGCCCGTCGGGGGTGCGGCGGGCCAGGCTGAGCGGGCCGCCGCGGTGCGGGCAGTGGTCGCGGACGAGCAGCGACCGCTCGCCCTCGTGCAGGACGAAATAGCGGTCGTGGCCGACCATCACGGTGTTGTGCCGGCTCAGATCCATCACGATGACGCGGGCCATCGGCTCCTCTTGTCTTCGGGCGCGGCCGGTGACGGGCGGGGGCGGCACTGGGCATGGCGCTGTCAGGCGGGGCGGGAGAGACGGGAGTCTCGGTGGGAGCGTCGGGGGTGGGGAGTGTCAGGCGGGAGAAACGGCGTGCAGCAGGCAGGCGGTCTCCGGCGTCGCCGGCCGGATCCCGTAGAGGCGTCCGCCGGGGATCAGCACGGCCTCGCCGCGCGCCAGCCGCTCGGGCGGTCCGGTGGGGGTCGTGACGAGGTCGGCCTCACCGTGCTCCACCTCCAGGACGACGTCGCCGTCGTGGCTGCGCGTGCCGAACGGGCTCTCGGCGGTCAGCGCGACGCGCTGCGGCGGTTCGGATCCGGTCCGCGCCGAACCGGCGAGCTCCCGGTGCCGGGGGAGGCCGTCCGACCAGCGGATCTGCGCCGCGGTGTCGTCCTCGAACCAGCCGCCGACGAGCCGCGCCTCCGCGATGCCGCGCAGGAGCTCGGGGACGACCCGCGGGCCGTGCCGCCCGGCCAGGGCCAGCAGCACCTGGTCCCGGGTGATGCGCCCGTGGTGCTCGTCGATGTGCGCGTGCTCGTCGCAGTAATGCAGATCGACGGTGTCCCCGAATATGCTGCGGAAGACTTTGATCATTTCCACGAATGCGGGCGCGAAAACAGCCTCCGCATAAGTGACGGCGCCCGCGTAGCGGAAGAACTTCGCATGGTCGCGGGACAGGTAGTAATAGTAGTTGTTCGTCGCCAGCGGCCCGGCCAGGTAGAAGTTCCAGTACGCGTGCACATGGGTCGCCATCGCGCGGCTGCGCAGCATTTTGGCGAAGATCGTGGTGTGCTTGGCGTCGTAGACCCCGTAGCCGAATTCATCGATGAAGATCTTGAACAGGGCGGACTGCTCGGGGCCGTAGGCGCCGGCGAGGTTGCGCGACATGGCGGAGGCCTCGGTGAGCCCGTCCAGCGCGAGTTGCACCAGGTAGAGGTCGGCGGCGCTCTTGCGGTCGCGGGCGTCGGCGATGGCGGTCAGCGCGGGCGACGGCCCGGCGGCGGCCTCCTCCACGACGTGCTGGAAGTAGGCCTCCAGCACCTCGGGCGTGGCGGCGCCGCTGACGTCCACGGCATCGTCCAGACAGCCGAACGCGAAACGTTCCAGTTCCGAGACCGAGGTCTCCCGGAGTTCTTTGAGGTCGCGCCCGTAGAAGAGGTCGAAATCCTCGTACAGGCCGTCGAGCCCCTGCTCGGGGAGCAGCACCGTCTCGGCCTCGTAGAAGGTCCCGAGCAGCCGGTGTGCGGCGAGGGAGCGATGGGTCGCCCAGTCGCCGGGGCCCGGCGGGCGGTCGAAGTCGGACTCGGCCAGCGAGCCGGGCACGAGCATGCGGCGGTAGGGGTTGCGGCCGTGGACGACCTGGGCGTCACCGCGGAACAGCGGATGGCCGGCGAACGCCAGGATCCGCTTTCCGAGGGTGCCGCCGGCGTGTGTGGCGGCAGGAGCCGCCTGCGGTTGAACTGTCATTAACTTGTACCGTTCACCTGACTACTCAAGGGTCGGGTGTAGCTGAAGGCGTGCGCGGCCGATTGTGTCGGCCATGGTCACTGAGAACGGCTTCCATTTGTTGGTGGGATGAACAAATGTCGCTGAGCGGAAGTGATCTATCACTAGCAGTAAGAGATCGCTTCCCCCTGGCTGCCGGGCAGATTAACAAAGGCTTCGGCCGATGATCAACGATTGATCTGGAACTTTGTGCCGGCGTTCGGATTTCCCGGCCCGGCGGCCGGACGTTTCGGTCCCGTCCAAAATGATCTTGTGGGCGTTCGGGCCGTTCGGCGCCGCGCCCCTCCCGCGCACCCTGACAGCCGTGCTGACCTCGTCGCCCCTCACGGTCACCGCAGGCGCGCACTACCGGCCGCCACGGCGCAACTCACCCATGACATCGGTGACTCCTGCTGGTCAGGAAGCTCCGGAGACACCCCCCGCTTCGTGACCGTAACCGGACGCCCGCCCCGCCTCCCGCCCGTGCCCGACGCGCGAGGCGTGGGGTCAGGGGGCGGTGGTGGTGCGGAAGGTGCGGCGGTAGGCGGACGGGGAGGTTCGCATCGTCCGGGCGAAGTGGTGGCGGAACGTCGCGGGGCTCTCGAAGCCGACCGCCGCGCCGACCTCCTCGATCGGCGCGCCGCCTCCCTCCAGCAGCGGCAGCGCGGCCAGGACCCGCTGGCCGACCACCCAGCGCAGCGGGCTCGTCCCGGTCCGCTGCTGGAAGTGCCGCAGGAACGTGCGTGGCGCGAGGCACGCCTCCCGCGCCATCAGGGCGACAGTGATGGGCTCGGCGAGGTGGTCGAGCGCCCAGGCCATGGCCCTCGCGACCGGGTCGTCCTCCCCAGGCGGGACCACCGCCGCCTCCACGAACTGCGCCTGCCCGCCGTCCCGGTGCGGCGTGACGACCAGCCGCCGCGCCACCGCGTTGGCGACCCGGGCGCCGTGGTCCTTGCGGACGAGGTGCAGGCACATGTCGAGACCCGCCGCGCTGCCCGCCCCGGTGAGCACGTCGTCGCCGTCCACGTAGAGGACGTCGGGCGTCACCCGGACGTCCGGGAAGCGGCGGTGCAGCAGGTCGGCGTACCGCCAGTGCGTGGTCGCCTCCCGTCCGTCCAGGAGCCCGGCGGCGGCCAGGGCGAACGCGCCCGAGCAGATGGACACCACGCGGGAGCCCCGCGCGTGCGCCTCCCGGAGCGCCGCGACGACCTCGGGCGGCGGGTCCCCGCGGACGTCGGGGACGGCGACGACCAGCACGGTGTCCGCCGACGCGAACGCGTCCAGACCGTGTTCGGCCGTCATCGTGAAACCGCCCACCGCCCGCATCGGGCCGCGTTCCAGTGAGCAGACACGCAGGTCGTACCAGGGGACGTCCAGCTCGGGCCTGGGCAACCCGAACACCTCGACGACCGTGCCGAGCTCGAACGGCGCCATGCCGTCGAACACCAGCACCGACACCGTGTGCCGGCGGGACGGGGTGGCGACGCGCATGGCGAGATCTTAGCGATAAGCGGCATTCACGCCACTTCCGGGCGCGGCGCCGCCACCGGAGGATCGAGGTGGCCACGAGAGACTTCTCACGTTCGAGGGAGCCCGCACATGAACGCAGTCAGCCCGGTGCCCGCCACCGCCGACGAGGCGCTCCGGCACTTCGCCGCCCGCCTGGCCTTCGAGACGGACGCGTCCGACGTGGCCGCCCGACTCGCCGAGGGGACGCCGGGCATCGTGGTCGTCGACACCCGGAGCGCCGAGAGCTGGGCGCAGGGCCACGTCCGGGGCGCCGTCCACCTGCCCACCGCCGAGATCGCCGAACGCGCCGCCGCGCTCGTCCCCGCGGGCGCGGACGTGGTCGTCTACTGCTGGGGGCCGGGCTGCAACGGCGCTCAGAAGGCGGCGCTGGAGTTCGCCAGGCTCGGCCGTCCCGTCAAGGAGATGCTCGGCGGATTCGAGTACTGGGCGCGGGAGGGCCACCCCGTGGAGACCGGTGGCGGCGCCGTCACGCGGCGTTCACCGGACCCGCTCACCGCCCCCGTCAACGGTGTTTCCTGTGCTTGCTGAGCGTGACGTGGCGCATGTTCCTTCCGGGACGGGGCATAAGGTCGTCCTCCGACGACGTTAGACTCTAGGAATCACTCTTCGGCGCCGACGACGGCGCCAGGCTCGTCCTTGCAGGCCACACCCACGCGGTGCCTCCCGAGACGTGCCCCCCTCTCGGAAGGTAATGCGTGACCACAGCTGCCGCTGAACAGAACCCCACCATGCCCGCCATCGCGGACGAGGAGAGGGTTCCCACCTTCGCCGAGCTCGGCCTCCCGCCGGTGCTGGTGAGCGCCCTGGTCCGCCAGGGCATCGAGGCGCCGTTCCCGATCCAGGCCGCCGCCATCCCCGACGTCATGACGGGACGCGACGTCCTCGGGCGCGGCAAGACCGGCTCCGGCAAGACCCTGGCGTTCGGGCTGCCGCTCCTGGCCCGCCTCGCCGGCCGCAAGGCCGCCCCCAAGCGTCCCCTGGCGCTGATCCTCGTCCCGACCCGCGAGCTCGCCCAGCAGGTCCAGACGAACCTGGAGCCGCTCGGCCGCGGGCTCGGCCTGCGCTTCAAGACCGTCATCGGCCAGACCTCGATGTTCAAGCAGATCGACGCCCTGCGCCGCGGCGTCGAGGTGCTCGTGGCCACCCCGGGCCGGCTCAAGGACCTGATGCGCCAGGGCGCCTGCGACCTGTCCGACGTCGAGATCGCCGTGCTCGACGAGGCCGACCACATGGCCGACATGGGCTTCCTGCCCGACGTCACCGACATCCTGGACGCCGCCAAGCCCGGCGGGCAGCGGCTGCTGTTCTCCGCCACCCTCGACAAGGACGTCGACGTCCTGGTCCGGCGGTACCTGCATGAGCCGGTCACGCACGCGATCGGCCCGGTGGACGAGTCCGTCGCCACCATGGACCACCACCTGCTGCTCGTGGCGCCCAAGGAGAAGAGCGCCATCACCGCCGAGATCGCCAACCGCGAGGGCCGGACGATCCTGTTCGCCCGCACCAAGCACGGTGTCGACCGGCTCGCCAAGCAGCTCACCCAGGCGGGGGTCCGCGCGGCGGGCCTGCACGGCGGCAAGAGCCAGGGCCTGCGCACCCGCACCCTCGCCGAGTTCCGCGAGGGCACCATCAGCGTGCTGGTCGCCACCGACGTCGCCGCCCGCGGCATCCACGTCGACGACGTGTCCCTGGTGATGCACGTCGACCCGCCCGCCGACCACAAGGACTACATGCACCGCGCCGGGCGCACCGCCCGCGCCGGCGAGCGCGGCACCGTCGTCACGCTCGTCCTGCCGCACCAGGTGCGCGCCACGTCCGCGATGACGCGCCGCGCCGGCATCAACGCGCCCCGGACCCGGGTGTCCGCCGGCGACTCCGAGCTGGTCAAGGTGACCGGCGCCCGGCAGCCGTCCGGCATCCCGATCGAGGAGCCGATCATCCCCGAGCGGCCGGCGCGCCGTGAGGGCGGCCGCGGCCGGCAGGGCGGCGGGCGTCGGGGCCGCGGCCCGCGCACCTTCGACCGCGAGGGCGGCAACCGCCGCCGCGACGGCGAGGGCGGGCACGGCGAGCACCGCTCCTACTCGTCCGGCGAACGCCGCGGCGGCCCCCGGACCGGCGGCGGCTCCCACGGCAACCGCCGGGGCGCCTCCTACGGGGGCGACCGCCGGACCGCCCGGACCAGCTGACCGACGACAGGAGAGCCCCGCCGGCAACGGCGGGGCTCTTCCGCGTTCCAGGTCGGGTGGCCGCCGCGACCGGACGGTCAGCCGGCTTCCTCGCTGAGGACGTCGCCCTCACGGGCGGCGGACTCGGCGCGCAGCCTGTCCTGGAGGATCTGCAGGCCCTCCAGGCCGTCCACCGAGAGGGACGCGAGCTCGTCCAGGGACATGAGGGGGTCGGTGCGCAGGGGCGGCTGCCAGCCGTTCTCCTTGTCGTGGCTGCGCAGGATCTTGGCCGGAACGCCGCCGATGACCGAGTGGTCGGGGAACTCGCCGCGGACGACGGCACCGCCGGCCACCGCGACGTTGCGGCCGAGGCGGGTGCCGGGAAGGATGATCGCCCCGGTGCCGATCCAGCAGCCGTCCCCGATCACGACCGGGTTGTTCTCCGGCCACTGCCGCCCGATCGGCGTGTGCAGGTCGCCGTAGGTGTGGTTCTGGTCGGTGATGTAGACGTTCGGGCCGGTGAAGACGTCGTCGCCGATGTCGATCGACTGGTGGCCGACGATGTGGGTGCCGCGGCCGAGCGAGCAGCTCCCGCCGATCCGGACGATGACGTCCGGCCCGAGGTCGAGGCCGGGCACGAACCCGGCGGAGATGGTGACGTGCGTGCCGACCAGCGTGTGGTCGCCGATCGAGATCCAGGGCTCGCCGTAGATCGCGCCGGTCGGGAATCCGATGCAGGCGCCCTCGCCCAGGTAGGCGAACTCGCGGCGGCCCGGCGTGTGCGGGGTGATCTCCCCGTGCCGCTGGATCCATTCCCAGGCGTGGTGCACGACCGTGTGCACGCCCTGGCGCGCCCGCTGCTTCACGCGGGCCGCCAGCACCTGCCGCAAGGGGCGTTTTGGCGACATGGCGTTCACCGTACCGGGTGGTAGCAACCCCCCGTCCGCACGGGGACGGTGAAGGGTCCGGCCGCCGTGCGGCCGGACCCTTCACCTGTGCGCTCAGCGCGTTCGCGGGGCTCAGTGCGGT is a genomic window of Actinomadura citrea containing:
- a CDS encoding ATP-grasp domain-containing protein — translated: MSYDPPAGGERPLLLLVASSYWVYRKYILESVSQRYRLWLLNPSPASWEEPYIDGHTVVDCLDLDKLTAAAREVARDHEVAGVFCYDEVYIETSAHLSAALGFPVLDPGAVARCRDKSATREALRDAGFPQPASRAVASLEEARAFAGEIGYPIIVKPRNLGGSLGLSKVERPEDLDAAFALTDGTRMGGIRQFEDYVVVEEFLDGPEISVECVLFQGECTPLIVARKVLGGSGDLAFEEIGHDVDANDPLLSDADFRDTLTGVHAAVGFTDGFTHIEFKLTPDGARHVIEINVRLGGGMIPYLGLLTSGVDGPLAAADVAVGRRPAPRFPGPRRAASIRFAYPPFDMEITSATAHKELMRPPVAEVELGTQPGARVRLPPHGLARSGYVIAVGETPAQTRAAIPDAGRFFTFEGTPLEQAP
- a CDS encoding iron-containing redox enzyme family protein; translated protein: MTVQPQAAPAATHAGGTLGKRILAFAGHPLFRGDAQVVHGRNPYRRMLVPGSLAESDFDRPPGPGDWATHRSLAAHRLLGTFYEAETVLLPEQGLDGLYEDFDLFYGRDLKELRETSVSELERFAFGCLDDAVDVSGAATPEVLEAYFQHVVEEAAAGPSPALTAIADARDRKSAADLYLVQLALDGLTEASAMSRNLAGAYGPEQSALFKIFIDEFGYGVYDAKHTTIFAKMLRSRAMATHVHAYWNFYLAGPLATNNYYYYLSRDHAKFFRYAGAVTYAEAVFAPAFVEMIKVFRSIFGDTVDLHYCDEHAHIDEHHGRITRDQVLLALAGRHGPRVVPELLRGIAEARLVGGWFEDDTAAQIRWSDGLPRHRELAGSARTGSEPPQRVALTAESPFGTRSHDGDVVLEVEHGEADLVTTPTGPPERLARGEAVLIPGGRLYGIRPATPETACLLHAVSPA
- a CDS encoding iron-containing redox enzyme family protein — its product is MTTVTEAIGAPATGMVTTGAAPTAAAASALAAYCSQRIFRPGPEVLIEGNPFRRPIGPPGAGDRDFSVPATEAEFLGSGQLVAGRVLCNAYESDMILLPPAGLASAKDDFALFYGDEVRALRDAVRPGLERYAFSFLDDAVAVPPVRTLEELQAYFLAEVGGAGAPADASGSNPAVDAAAEVTGTMRLITECRRPEEAAALHLVQLALDALTEASAMARNLGGSYGVEQSELFKIFNDEFGYGLYGAKHSTIFKEMLASVGLRTDLHAYWNFYLTSSLVGVNYFNWLTEDHRGMFRYMAAVTYLEWLFAQGFADTGAMLRAVYGDRVDAKYCDEHAHIDVHHGRMTYENLLLGLARTHGELVIPELVRGIEDTKLLLRLGDADFRAQIAWADGLDRYTEAGAALASSAMDDAESSTLRPDSPFCTGVYDSDRLVEVTSGEADVYAWATDHPHRLGTGDVLLVPRGRLHGLKAASPEARVTVRTVERTSR
- a CDS encoding MFS transporter, with the translated sequence MKSAEHPTILATLREMSGTVRILVLGNLISNLAAFLNAFLVLFLTGEGFTAWESGVVLTALMVGRISGSAVGGAAADRVGYRWVIVGSMAGTAALTAALVHVPNVWIGALVAGGAGLTATAYRPAAMAWVVELTPKDRHVMVFSVLRLTFNVGSTVGPMGAALLLTYASYGALFYVDAATSLAFGVVAYVALRSDAEPAPGGGGSGGERAGYGQVLADRRFMLVVLGLFLTAVTYIQSSAALPLFVTGSGHDERVFAMLLSVNGGIVIAFEVLLSKWLQRLPIGVPMTFGMAMLGVGHLIYTGPTPVALLLLATVVWTFGEVIAAPSMMAYPGLVAPAALRARYIAAATIPQQVGYAVGPMIGVAAWHAWGSGVWVLTGVFGLVGAAAVGAGAGLARRRPADEPEPALEPATAAEGGD
- a CDS encoding amidinotransferase, giving the protein MTENAPSAGQPAPVGSYNEWDPLEEVIVGVVDGAAVPPWHPAIEATVPPEAWDFYRRNGGGGFPEDQVEAAREELEGFVSILEGEGVTVRRPDPVDQSRPFGTADWTSTGGSSHTFPRDIALVAGDQIVEATMGWRSYYFATHPFRTIFKDYFRRGARWVAAPKPQLTDASFNPGYAAAKPEAMSLDDPFPDATSVITEFEPIVDAGDFMRFGRDILVQRSHVTNRFGIEWVRRLLGGEFRVHEVAFADDHPMHMNATFVPLRPGRVLINPERVPELPEMFADWDVLICPEPAIPADQTMYFCSRWIAMNTLMLDQDRIFVEAQETDLLRLLEKEGFTPVPVPFRTVNTFGGGFHCATLDVRRRGGPEDYFS
- a CDS encoding Rieske 2Fe-2S domain-containing protein — encoded protein: MARVIVMDLSRHNTVMVGHDRYFVLHEGERSLLVRDHCPHRGGPLSLARRTPDGRRLSCPWHGTKVGVSAVKRSCLPMVRSGDEAVVVLPETGAPVSVIHKEILANLPPDPTHDEGAESR
- a CDS encoding 50S ribosomal protein L11 methyltransferase — translated: MNSAQPQTQSAVAGIRDGMELGEFLRWGRDLHHQGRYEDAARAFELILGMDADNQEALIGRNRAVRRSVPRWHWEMLHDEERAELYDRAIRQAVASAPEALVLDIGAGSGLLAMMAARAGAREVVACEGQPSVAETAARVVRVAGYDDAVGVVSKMSTRMTVPGDLPRRAGLLVTEIVDCGLLGEGILGTIAHAREHLLAPDATIMPSRGRIIAQLIESEPLHRKNHVGKLYGFDLAPFNRLSTLEYFDSRLHRHEHRTLSEPMTVFEFDFYTADARPQRTELTVQPTAAGKMHAVAFWFEMELLPGIVVDNAPGHDSHWKQAIQCLPVPLHVQPDLPVSLVAAHDGECVRFEVESEEVVA